AGAAAATCCCGCTGTACGAGTTGGGGTTGCGACCGTCCAGCGCGTACTTGTTGTTGAGTTCGATCATGATCTCGAGGGCGCTCAGCGGGTTCTCGGACCAGTGGAGAATCTTCTTTCCCCAGAGCATCCTGAGGTAGTTGTGGATCGTCCCGTCGCGACGGAGTTG
The DNA window shown above is from Acidobacteriota bacterium and carries:
- a CDS encoding deoxyribodipyrimidine photolyase codes for the protein QLRRDGTIHNYLRMLWGKKILHWSENPLSALEIMIELNNKYALDGRNPNSYSGIFWVLGRYDRAWGPERPIFGKVRYMTSSNTRRKLRVRGYLERYGRD